Part of the Candidatus Methanogranum gryphiswaldense genome, CCTTCAAGAAACAATACAACCTGAAGGTGACACCAACTCTGTAGGATGTTATGATGCAATCCGCGATCTGGCAAAGGAATATCCCATCATCGTAAAAGAAACAGGCGCCGGAATATCTGCCGATGTGTCCATGAGACTCAAAGGCACAGGTATACAAGGCATTGACATTGCAGGAATGGGAGGTACAAGTTTCTCTGCCGTCGAACTATACCGTTCCATTAAAGCAGGGAACGAAGTAAGATCCAATATGGGGGAGACGTTCTTCGATTGGGGAATACCTTCGCCAGTATCTCTTTTGGAAGCTAGGAACGGCCTTCCCCTGATAGCCTCCGGAGGCATTCTGGATGGTATCCATGTTGCTGCATCTATAGCAATGGGCGCATCTTGCGCCGGCGTAGCACACTGTGTGCTCAGAGAAGCAACGGAATCTTCAGAAGCAGTAAAACAAAAACTAATGCTCATTAAAGAGGAACTGAGGGCAGCAATGATGCTCACAGGCTCCGCAAATATCAAACAACTTTCAAAGACCAGATACGTCATTCTAGGCGAATCGAAAGAATGGTTGGAAGGATTACAATGGACGCAAAAGAATATCTGAACAAAACATCCCTTGAAGTGGATGCAGCAATCAAATCATATATACCTGACGAAGAGCCCATGAAGCTCATTGAAGCATCCAGAAGGTATCCTTACGCAGGTGGAAAAAGGATGCGCCCTGCAATTGTTCTGGCAGCATGTTCTGCTGTAGGCGGCGATAGGAAGAAGGCCATACCTCTTGCTGTGGCCATCGAATACATACACAATTTCACATTGATCCATGACGATTACATGGATGGTGATGAGAAGAGAAGAGGGATGACGACGATCCACGTGGATTACGGTATGCCCACTGCCATACTCGCAGGAGATGCCCTCTTCGCAAAAGCATTCCAAATAATGGCAGAACTAGACATTGATGGTGAAAGGCTAAGAGATGCCCTGAGATATGTCACCAAAGCCGTTTGGGATCTGGCACGTGGACAAGAGATGGATACGGCCAATGAGGGAAAACTTGTCTCTGAGGAAATTTACATTGAGACAATCAGACTGAAGACCAGCGTGCTCTTTGCTGCAGCAGCTGCGGGAGGTGCGATCGTCGGAGGTGCCGATAAAAAGACTGTCAAAGCCATCGATGATTATGCTATGGCCCTGGGACTTGGCTTCCAAATATTCGATGATTATCTCGGAATATGTGGGGATGCATCCAAGACAGGAAAATCCGTCGGAAACGATATACGCAAGGGAAAGTGCACAATACTTATAACGCACGCCATGGCAAATATAACGGATCC contains:
- a CDS encoding polyprenyl synthetase family protein, with the translated sequence MDAKEYLNKTSLEVDAAIKSYIPDEEPMKLIEASRRYPYAGGKRMRPAIVLAACSAVGGDRKKAIPLAVAIEYIHNFTLIHDDYMDGDEKRRGMTTIHVDYGMPTAILAGDALFAKAFQIMAELDIDGERLRDALRYVTKAVWDLARGQEMDTANEGKLVSEEIYIETIRLKTSVLFAAAAAGGAIVGGADKKTVKAIDDYAMALGLGFQIFDDYLGICGDASKTGKSVGNDIRKGKCTILITHAMANITDPKIKNEFKGILGNMNADEKQITRARQILQDTGSIDYAKAKAKEKVDEAISKIKFLAPSEDKDFMIALAQYAINRDV
- the fni gene encoding type 2 isopentenyl-diphosphate Delta-isomerase encodes the protein MPPIKERKADHIEICLNERIAPGYCYWDDVKLLHNALPELDADNIDMTADVMGYELEFPLIVTAITGGFSGAKKINENIAKACSELGIGMGVGSERAGVKGIDPESYSVIKDYDLPLVIGNVGAPQLVQQKSKDRFYKEDVAKAKDLVDADLIAIHLNFLQETIQPEGDTNSVGCYDAIRDLAKEYPIIVKETGAGISADVSMRLKGTGIQGIDIAGMGGTSFSAVELYRSIKAGNEVRSNMGETFFDWGIPSPVSLLEARNGLPLIASGGILDGIHVAASIAMGASCAGVAHCVLREATESSEAVKQKLMLIKEELRAAMMLTGSANIKQLSKTRYVILGESKEWLEGLQWTQKNI